From Micromonospora auratinigra:
TCAGCAAGGACATGTACGAGGCGGCCTCGCTGGACGGCGCCTCCCGCCGCCGCCAGTTCTGGTCGATCACCATCCCGCAGCTGCGCCCGACGATCATCTTCACGCTGATCATCTCCACCATCGGCGGGCTCCAGCTCTTCACCGAGCCGCTGCTGTTCACCAGCGGCTCCGGTGGCCTCTCCGGTGGTTCGGAGGGCCAGTTCCAGACCATCACGATGTACCTGCTCGACGTGATGAACCAGCGCTTCCGGTGGGGTTACGCCGGCGCGGTCGCGCTCGTGCTCTTCCTGCTCATCGCGCTGATGTCGACGATCAACTACCTGCTGGCCCGTCGTATCAGCTCCGACAAGTGAGGTGACGAGATGACGACCACCACACTCCGCCCACCCGTCCGGCCCGGCACCCCGGCCCGTACCGCCCACCGGGCCGAGCGCCTCTTCAAGGCCAGCCCGCTCACCTGGTTCGGCCTGGTCCTCGGGGTCATCCTGTCGCTCTTCCCGTTCTACTGGATGATCGTGATCGCCTCGCGGACCAACGACGCGGCCAACTCCTGGCCGCCGCCGTTCCTGCCCGGCGGCAAGCTCGGCGACAACATCCAGCGGGTGCTCGACAACGGCGACGCCAACATCGTCAAGGGCCTGCTCAACTCGTTCCTGGTCTCCGGGACGATCACCGTCGCCACGGTCTTCTTCGGCTCGCTGGCCGGCTTCGCCTTCGCCAAGCTGCGCTTCCGGGGCAAGAGCGCGCTGCTGCTGATCATCCTCGCCTCGATGATGGTGCCGATCCAGCTCGGCGTGCTGCCGCTGTACATCCTGATGGCGAAGCTCGACTGGCTGAACACCATGCCGTCGGTCACCGTGCCGTTCCTGATCGGCGGCTTCGGGATCTTCATGATGCGCCAGTACGCCGAACAGGCGGTCCCCAACGAGCTGATCGAGGCGGCCCGGGTCGACGGCTGCTCGACCTGGAAGGTGTACTGGCACGTGGTGCTGCCCGCGCTGCGTCCGGCCGCCGCCGTGCTCGGCCTGCTCACCTTCATGGAACAGTGGAACCAGTTCTTCTGGCCGTTCGTGGTGCTGGCCGACCCGGCCAACCCCACCGTGCAGATCTCGCTGCGTAGCCTGAACACGGCGTACTTCGCCGACAACTCGCAGATCTTCGCCGGTACGTTGATCGCCACCCTGCCCCTGTTCATCGTGTTCGTCCTGTTCGGCCGCCAGATCATCGGCGGAATCATGGAAGGCGCCGTCAAGTCGTGAGCAACCCAGCCAGCCCGCCCGCCGTCGGCGTCCTCGACCAGGGTCCGGCGATCACCTTCCCGCCCGGCTTCCTCTGGGGCGCGGCCACCGCCGCGTACCAGATCGAGGGCGCGGCGACCGAGGGCGGCCGTACCCCGTCGATCTGGGACACCTTCAGCCACACCGAGGGCAGGACGGTGGCCGGGCACACCGGGGACGTGGCCTGCGACCACTACCACCGGATGCCGTCGGACGTGCGGCTGATGGCCGAGCTGGGGCTCAAGTCGTACCGCTTCTCGGTGTCCTGGTCGCGGGTGCAGCCGGGCGGCACCGGGGCGGCCAACCCCGAGGGGCTGGACTTCTACCGGCGGCTCGTCGACGAGCTGCTGGCCAACGGCATCGAGCCGTGGCTCACCCTCTACCACTGGGACCTCCCGCAGCCGCTGGAGGACGCCGGTGGCTGGCCGGCCCGGGACACCGCCGCCCGGTTCGCCGACTACAGCCAGTTGGTCGCCGACGCCCTCGGCGACCGGGTGAAGTACTTCACCACCCTGAACGAGCCGTGGTGCTCGGCGTTCCTCGGCTACGGCTCCGGCGTGCACGCGCCGGGCCGCTCCGACGGGGCGGACGCGGTCCGGGCCGGGCACCACCTGATGCTCGGGCACGGGCTGGCGGTGCAGGCGCTGCGGGCGTCCCGGCCGCAGGCCCAGCTCGGCATCACGCTCAACCTCTACCCGGTCACCCCGGCCAGCGACGCGCCGGCGGACGTCGACGCCGCCCGGCGCATCGACGGCCTGGCCAACCGGTTCTTCCTCGACCCGGTGCTGCGCGGGTCGTACCCGGCCGACCTCCAGGCCGACCTGCGCAAGGTCACCGACTTCGGGCACGTGCGCGACGGCGACCTGGCGGTCGTCTCGACCCCGCTGGACGTGGTGGGCATCAACTACTACAGCCGGCACGTGGTGGCCGCGCCCGTCGAGGGGGCCGAGCCGGAGGCGTACTGGCGGGCGCCGTCGTGCTGGCCGGGCAGCGAGGACGTCCGGTTCGTCACCCGGGGCGTTCCGGTGACCGACATGGACTGGGAGATCGACGCGCCGGGCCTGGTGGAGACCCTGGAGCGGGTGCACCGCGACTACACCGACCTGCCGCTCTACATCACCGAGAACGGCTCCGCCTTCGTCGACGAGGTGGTCGACGGCCGGGTCGACGACCCGGACCGGCTGGCGTACTTCGACGCGCACCTGCGGGCCGCGCACGCCGCGATCAGCGCCGGGGTGCCCCTCAAGGGCTACTTCGCCTGGTCGCTGATGGACAACTTCGAGTGGGCCTGGGGCTATACGAAGCGGTTCGGCATGGTCCATGTCGACTACGACACCCAGGTCCGAATCCCCAAGTCCAGCGCACGCTGGTACGCCGAGGTGATCCGACGTAACGGCCTGGCCGCACAATAGGCTCTGGGCCAGCCAGTAACGGGCGGCCCGGCACCGACGCCTCAACAGGTGCCGGGTCCGCCCGACGTCGGAGGAGCACACCATGACAACGCAGCGCACGCGGTCGCTCGGGCGCCCGACCCTCGACGCGGTCGCCGCCCGCGCCGGCGTGGGGCGCGGCACGGTCTCCCGCGTGGTCAACGGCTCGCCGCAGGTCAGCCCCGAGGCCCGGGCTGCCGTCCAGCAGGCGATCGCCGAGCTGGGGTACGTCCCCAACCGCGCGGCCCGGGCCCTGGTCACCCAGCGGACCGACTCGGTGGCGCTGGTCGTCTCGGAGTCCGGGGAGCGGGTCTTCACCGAGCCGTTCTTCGCCGGCATCGTCCGTGGCGTCAGCTCCGGGCTGCTGGAGACCCCGATGCAGCTCTGGCTCGCCATGGTCCAGTCGCCGATCGAGCGGGAGCGGGTCGAGCACCACCTGACCAACCAGCACGTCGACGGGGTGCTGCTGCTCTCCCTGCACGACGCGGACCCGCTGCCCACCCTGCTGGAGGAGCGCGGCCTGCCCGCCGTGCTGGGTGGCCGGCCGGCCCGGATGCTGCACCCGGACGCGCAGCCCGCCTGGTTCGTCGACATGGACAACGTCGGCGGGGCCCGGCAGGCGGTGGCGCACCTGTTCGCCCGGGGGCGGCGGCGGATCGCCACCATCGCCGGCCCGCAGGACATGGGCGCCGGCCTGGCCCGGTTGTCCGGCTACAAGGAGGCCGTCCGGGCCGCCGGTGGCGAGGTCAACCCGGACCTGATCGCGTACGGCGACTTCAGCGAGGGCAGCGGCACCGCCTGCATGCGCCGGCTGCTGGAGGTCTGCCCGGACCTGGACGCGGTCTTCGCCGCCTCCGACCTGATGGCCTTCGGCGCGCTGCGTACGCTGCGTGACGCCGGTCGGCGGGTGCCGGAGGACGTGGCGGTGATCGGCTTCGACGACGCCCCGATCGCCCGGCAGGCCGAGCCGCCGCTGACCACGGTCTTCCAGCCGGTGGAGGAGATGGGCCGGCAGATGGCCCGGATGCTGGTCGCCCGCATCCGCGGCGAGGAGGTCCCCTCCCCGCACGTCCTCCTCGACACCAAACTCATCCACCGCGCCTCCGCCTGACCCCCCACCTCACCCCACCCCGAGACCGCGCTAATTCACGGAAATAGTGGTCTTCCCACCTCGGATAACCACTATTTCCGTGAATTAGTGGGCTCCGGCGGGCGGGCGGTGGGGGTGGGGCGGCGCGGGGGTCAGGACCAGCGGCGGAGTTCGCGCTTGGCCAGCGACGCCTTGTGCACCTCGTCGGGGCCGTCGGCGAGGCGCAGGGTGCGGGTCTGGGCCCAGAGGGCGGCCAGCGGGGTGTCCTGGCTGACGCCGGCCCCGCCGTACGCCTGGATGGCCTTGTCGATCACCCACTCGGCCATCGCCGGGGTGCCGATCTTGATGGCCTGGATCTCGGTGTGCGCGCCCTTGTTGCCGACGGTGTCCATCAGCCAGGCGGTCTTGAGCACCAGCAGCCGGGCCTGCTCGATGCGCACCCGGGACTCCGCGATCCACTCCCGGACCACGCCCTGTTCGGCCAGCGGCCGGCCGAACGCGACCCGCTCCAGGGCCCGCTTGCAGAGCAGTTCCAGGGCCCGCTCGGCCATCCCGATCAGCCGCATGCAGTGGTGGATCCGCCCCGGGCCGAGCCGGGCCTGGGCGATGGCGAAGCCGGTGCCCTCGGCGCCGACCAGGTTCTCCGCCGGCACCCGGACGTCGGTGAAGTCGATCTCGGCGTGGCCGCCGTGCGGGGCGTCGCTGTAGCCGAAGACCGTCATGCCCCGCCGGACCGTGACGCCCGGGGTGTCCCGGGGGACCAGGATCATGCTCTGCTGGCGGTGCCGGTCGGCGTCCGGGTCGGTCTTGCCCATCACGATGAAGATCTCGCAGCGCGGGTCCATCGCCCCCGAGGACCACCACTTGCGGCCGTTGACCACGTACGAGTCGCCGTCGCGGGTGATCCGGGTGGCGATGTTGGTGGCGTCGGAGGAGGCCACCGCCGGCTCGGTCATGCAGAAGGCGGAGCGGATCTCCCCCTCCAGCAGCGGCTTGAGCCAGCGGTCCCGCTGCGCCTCGGAGCCGAACTCGGCGAGCAGTTCCATGTTGCCGGTGTCCGGGGCGGCGCAGTTGACCGCCTCCGGGGCCAGCCAGGGGGAGCGCCCGGTCAGCTCGGCCAGTGGCGCGTACTGGAGGTTGGTCAGGCCGGCGCCGTAGCGGGGATCGGGCAGGAACAGGTTCCACAGGCCCCGGGCCCGGGCCTCGGCCTTCAGCTCGTCCATCACCGGCGGCCGGGCCCACGGGTCACCGGCCGCGAGGACCTGCTCGTGGTGCACCGGCTCGGCCGGGTACACGCACTCGGTGAGGAACGCCTCCAGCCGCTCGAGCAGCTCGACCGTCCGGGCGTCGTACGCGAAGTCCATCACTTCTCCCTGACCGCGTGCAGACCGTGCTCGACCAGCGGCGCGACCATCTCGCCGATCCGGTCGAAGCCCCCGCCGAGCGTCTGCCCGAGGGTGTGCCGGTAGTGGATTCCCTCGCAGATCACCGCGAGCTTGAAGCAGCCGAGCGCCACGTGCCAGTGCAGCGGCCCGACGTCGACGTCGCTGCGGCCGGCGTACCTGTCGATCAGTTCGGCGCCGCTGGGGAAACCGGCCCGCGGGCCGATGCCGTCGGCCACCGGGTTGCCCTCGGCCAGCTCGCTGTCGCCCAGCACGCTCCAGTACGTCAGCAGCAGCCCCAGGTCGGCCAGGGGGTCGCCGAGGGTGGCCATCTCCCAGTCCAGCACCGCGCGTACGGCCACCGGGTCGACCACCGCGAGCAGGTTGTCCAGCCGGTAGTCGCCGTGCACGATCCGCCCGGCGTTCGCGCCCTCCGGCACGCTGCCGGCCAGGGCGTCGCGCAGCTCGTCGATGCCGGGCAGCGGGCGGCTGCGGGACCGGTCGAGCTGGCCGGCCCAGCGGCGGACCTGCCGGGCCAGGTAGCCCTCCGGGCGGCCGAAGTCGGCCAGCCCCACCGAGGCCGGCTCGACCCGGTGCAGCGCGGCGAGCGTGTCCATCATCGCCAGGGCCAGCTCGCGCCGCTGGGCGGCGGTGAGCGGGTCGGTCTGTGCCCGGCTCCGGTAGACCTCGCCGTCGACCTTCTCCATCAGGTAGAACGGCGCGCCGAGCACGCTCTCGTCGACGCAGAGCAGCAACGCCGCCGGCACCGGCACGTCGGTGGGGGCGAGCGCGGAGATCACCCGGTGTTCCCGGGCCATGTCGTGCGCGGTGGCCAGCACGTGCCCGAGCGGCGGGCGGCGCAGCACCACCTCCCGCTCACCGCTGCGCAGCAGGTACGTCAGGTTGGACTTGCCGCCGGCGATCAGCCGCGCGGACAGCGGCCCGGCGGCCAGCTCGGGCCGGTGCGCGGCCAGGTAGGGGCCGAGGCGGTCCAGGTCGAGCCCGCGGGGGGCCGGGCCGGTCGGGGGCGGTGCCGCGTCGACGGCCGGATCGCTCATCCGGTTAGTTGATGGCAGCTCAGCTTTCTTGTCAAGGTCAGATGTTCCGGCCGGGACATGCAGCCGCAACAGCCGCGAAATGGTCAACCGGCAGGCTGGGGACCAGCCTGCCGGCCGTCACGGCCGGCCCGCCGAGCGGAGGGACAGACATGCTGCTGAGAGTTCGGGTGACCCTGCCGGACCGTCCCGGCACCCTCGGCCAGGTGGCCCGCACACTCGGTGTCTCCGGCGCCGACATCGTCCAGGTGGTCGTGCTGGAGCGGCTCGGCGGCCGGGCGGTGGACGACTTCACCGTGGTGTGGCCGGGCGCGGCGCGGGTGGAACGCCTGCTCGCCGGCCTGGCCGCGATCCCCGGTGTCCGGGTGGACGGGGTGTGGCGGGCGATCGGCGCGCCGACCACCACCGGGCAGGACGCGGAGCTGCTGGCCCAGGTCGCGGCGAACCCGACCGACGGGGTCGCCACGCTGGTCGACGCGGTGCCGGGGCTGCTCGCCGCGGACTGGGCGGTGGCCGCGGTCGTACCGCTGGACTGGGCGTCGCGGGGCGCGGGCGGGGCGACGATCGGGCACGCGAGCTGGCGGGCCCCGCAGCCGTCCCGGT
This genomic window contains:
- a CDS encoding carbohydrate ABC transporter permease, producing MTTTTLRPPVRPGTPARTAHRAERLFKASPLTWFGLVLGVILSLFPFYWMIVIASRTNDAANSWPPPFLPGGKLGDNIQRVLDNGDANIVKGLLNSFLVSGTITVATVFFGSLAGFAFAKLRFRGKSALLLIILASMMVPIQLGVLPLYILMAKLDWLNTMPSVTVPFLIGGFGIFMMRQYAEQAVPNELIEAARVDGCSTWKVYWHVVLPALRPAAAVLGLLTFMEQWNQFFWPFVVLADPANPTVQISLRSLNTAYFADNSQIFAGTLIATLPLFIVFVLFGRQIIGGIMEGAVKS
- a CDS encoding GH1 family beta-glucosidase, which encodes MSNPASPPAVGVLDQGPAITFPPGFLWGAATAAYQIEGAATEGGRTPSIWDTFSHTEGRTVAGHTGDVACDHYHRMPSDVRLMAELGLKSYRFSVSWSRVQPGGTGAANPEGLDFYRRLVDELLANGIEPWLTLYHWDLPQPLEDAGGWPARDTAARFADYSQLVADALGDRVKYFTTLNEPWCSAFLGYGSGVHAPGRSDGADAVRAGHHLMLGHGLAVQALRASRPQAQLGITLNLYPVTPASDAPADVDAARRIDGLANRFFLDPVLRGSYPADLQADLRKVTDFGHVRDGDLAVVSTPLDVVGINYYSRHVVAAPVEGAEPEAYWRAPSCWPGSEDVRFVTRGVPVTDMDWEIDAPGLVETLERVHRDYTDLPLYITENGSAFVDEVVDGRVDDPDRLAYFDAHLRAAHAAISAGVPLKGYFAWSLMDNFEWAWGYTKRFGMVHVDYDTQVRIPKSSARWYAEVIRRNGLAAQ
- a CDS encoding LacI family DNA-binding transcriptional regulator, giving the protein MTTQRTRSLGRPTLDAVAARAGVGRGTVSRVVNGSPQVSPEARAAVQQAIAELGYVPNRAARALVTQRTDSVALVVSESGERVFTEPFFAGIVRGVSSGLLETPMQLWLAMVQSPIERERVEHHLTNQHVDGVLLLSLHDADPLPTLLEERGLPAVLGGRPARMLHPDAQPAWFVDMDNVGGARQAVAHLFARGRRRIATIAGPQDMGAGLARLSGYKEAVRAAGGEVNPDLIAYGDFSEGSGTACMRRLLEVCPDLDAVFAASDLMAFGALRTLRDAGRRVPEDVAVIGFDDAPIARQAEPPLTTVFQPVEEMGRQMARMLVARIRGEEVPSPHVLLDTKLIHRASA
- a CDS encoding acyl-CoA dehydrogenase family protein; this translates as MDFAYDARTVELLERLEAFLTECVYPAEPVHHEQVLAAGDPWARPPVMDELKAEARARGLWNLFLPDPRYGAGLTNLQYAPLAELTGRSPWLAPEAVNCAAPDTGNMELLAEFGSEAQRDRWLKPLLEGEIRSAFCMTEPAVASSDATNIATRITRDGDSYVVNGRKWWSSGAMDPRCEIFIVMGKTDPDADRHRQQSMILVPRDTPGVTVRRGMTVFGYSDAPHGGHAEIDFTDVRVPAENLVGAEGTGFAIAQARLGPGRIHHCMRLIGMAERALELLCKRALERVAFGRPLAEQGVVREWIAESRVRIEQARLLVLKTAWLMDTVGNKGAHTEIQAIKIGTPAMAEWVIDKAIQAYGGAGVSQDTPLAALWAQTRTLRLADGPDEVHKASLAKRELRRWS
- a CDS encoding phosphotransferase family protein, translated to MSDPAVDAAPPPTGPAPRGLDLDRLGPYLAAHRPELAAGPLSARLIAGGKSNLTYLLRSGEREVVLRRPPLGHVLATAHDMAREHRVISALAPTDVPVPAALLLCVDESVLGAPFYLMEKVDGEVYRSRAQTDPLTAAQRRELALAMMDTLAALHRVEPASVGLADFGRPEGYLARQVRRWAGQLDRSRSRPLPGIDELRDALAGSVPEGANAGRIVHGDYRLDNLLAVVDPVAVRAVLDWEMATLGDPLADLGLLLTYWSVLGDSELAEGNPVADGIGPRAGFPSGAELIDRYAGRSDVDVGPLHWHVALGCFKLAVICEGIHYRHTLGQTLGGGFDRIGEMVAPLVEHGLHAVREK
- a CDS encoding ACT domain-containing protein → MLLRVRVTLPDRPGTLGQVARTLGVSGADIVQVVVLERLGGRAVDDFTVVWPGAARVERLLAGLAAIPGVRVDGVWRAIGAPTTTGQDAELLAQVAANPTDGVATLVDAVPGLLAADWAVAAVVPLDWASRGAGGATIGHASWRAPQPSRLPEVTPLRARAMTGPDGHHYAVAPFGRAGLVLVVARDHTEPLAPAAFHSTEVDRLAQLVRASAVILGDRLDLVGTPPVTTIT